A genomic window from Vitis riparia cultivar Riparia Gloire de Montpellier isolate 1030 chromosome 16, EGFV_Vit.rip_1.0, whole genome shotgun sequence includes:
- the LOC117933469 gene encoding LOW QUALITY PROTEIN: UDP-glycosyltransferase 88A1-like (The sequence of the model RefSeq protein was modified relative to this genomic sequence to represent the inferred CDS: deleted 1 base in 1 codon): MESVVVLYPSPGMGHLVSMVELGKLILKHHPSFSIIIFIVTPPYNTGSTAPYIARVSSSTPSITFHHLPPPPHHLSPLDSFSSPNHETLTFELLRLNNHNVHQALVSISNNSTVSALIIDFFCTSALSVANELSIPCYYFFTSGANCLACFAYLHTIHQNTSKSFKELNTHIHIPGLPPIPASDMAKPILDRTDKAYEFFLDMSFHLPKSAGIIVNTFEVLEARALKAISDGLCDPQSPTPPIFCIGPLIAADDRLGGDMPECLTWLDSQPKRSVLFLCFGSLGVFSAEQLKEIAIGLERSGQRFLWVVRSPPNEDQSKRFLAPPDPDLDLLLPDGFLDRTKDRSLVVKSWAPQVAVLNHESVGGFVTHCGWNSLLEALCAGVPMVAWPLYAEERFNRVILVEEMKLALPMEELEDGFVKASEIEKQARQLMESEEGKSIRNQIMVMKEAAEAAMSDGGSSRVALMKLVQSWN, from the exons ATGGAGAGTGTAGTAGTATTGTATCCATCGCCAGGGATGGGTCACCTGGTCTCAATGGTGGAGCTTGGAAAGCTTATATTGAAACACCATCCTTCATTctccatcatcatcttcatcgtAACCCCACCTTACAACACTGGCTCTACCGCTCCTTACATCGCCCGCGTCTCCTCTTCCACTCCTTCCATCACCTTCCATCACCTTCCACCACCTCCCCACCATCTCTCT CCTCTCGATTCTTTCTCCTCGCCCAACCATGAAACCCTTACTTTCGAGCTCCTCCGCCTCAACAACCATAACGTCCACCAGGCCCTTGTGTCCATCTCCAACAATTCCACTGTCAGTGCCCTTATCATCGACTTCTTCTGCACTTCTGCTCTTTCCGTCGCTAATGAACTCAGCATCCCATGCTATTATTTCTTCACCTCCGGTGCTAATTGCCTGGCTTGCTTTGCTTATTTGCACACTATTCACCAGAATACCTCCAAAAGCTTCAAAGAACTCAACACCCACATTCATATCCCAGGTCTACCGCCGATACCAGCCTCTGACATGGCGAAACCAATACTTGACAGAACAGATAAGGCCTATGAGTTCTTCCTAGACATGTCCTTCCACTTGCCCAAATCAGCTGGAATCATTGTGAACACATTTGAAGTGCTGGAAGCCAGAGCCTTGAAAGCGATTTCGGATGGACTTTGTGACCCACAGAGTCCAACCCCACCGATTTTCTGTATTGGACCATTGATCGCAGCTGATGATCGTCTCGGCGGTGACATGCCCGAGTGTCTGACATGGCTCGACTCACAGCCGAAGCGCAGTGTCTTGTTCCTGTGTTTTGGTAGCCTAGGCGTATTCTCAGCAGAACAGTTGAAGGAAATAGCGATTGGGTTGGAGAGGAGTGGGCAGAGGTTCTTGTGGGTGGTCCGCAGTCCACCAAACGAGGACCAAAGCAAGCGCTTCTTAGCACCACCAGACCCAGATTTGGATTTGCTCCTCCCAGACGGGTTCTTGGATCGAACCAAGGACAGGAGCCTAGTGGTGAAGTCATGGGCACCTCAAGTGGCAGTTTTGAATCATGAATCAGTAGGCGGGTTTGTAACTCACTGTGGGTGGAACTCTTTGCTTGAAGCCTTATGTGCGGGCGTACCAATGGTAGCGTGGCCGCTATATGCCGAGGAAAGATTCAATAGGGTCATACTAGTTGAGGAGATGAAGCTAGCGTTGCCAATGGAAGAGTTGGAAGATGGGTTTGTGAAGGCAAGCGAGATTGAGAAGCAAGCTAGACAGCTGATGGAATCAGAGGAAGGAAAGTCGATTAGGAATCAGATCATGGTAATGAAAGAAGCTGCTGAGGCTGCAATGAGCGATGGTGGATCATCTCGCGTTGCATTAATGAAATTGGTCCAATCGTGGAACTGA
- the LOC117932886 gene encoding anthocyanidin 5,3-O-glucosyltransferase-like has product MMKNTIVLYPSSGLSHLVPMVEIGRLLLANYPSFSITILIATLPSDTASTATYIASIAATTPSISFYHLPTVSFSNPSGFPALFFEFITLNNNNLRQTLESMSQTSSIKAFIIDFFCNTSFEISANLNIPTYYLCTSGANGLAMFLYLPTIDRHITKSLKDDLNMHIHAPGTPSIAASDMPLALLDRRTEVYQYFIDTGNQMARSSGIIINTFESLEPRAIKAISEGFCVPDVPTPPIFCIGPLVLNSNRAGGGGDEHDCLGWLNMQPSRSVVFLSFGSMGLFSSEQLKEIATGLERSGVRFLWVVRMEKLNGETPQPSLDSCLPEGFLERTKDRGYLVKSWAPQVAVLSHDSVGGFVTHCGWNSILESVCAGVPMVAWPLYAEQKMNRVILVEEFKVALPVNQSENDFVTATELENRVTELMNSDKGKALRDRVIAMRDGAKAAMREDGSSRLALAKLVELITRAPPT; this is encoded by the coding sequence ATGATGAAGAACACCATTGTTCTGTATCCTTCTTCAGGTTTAAGCCACCTTGTTCCCATGGTAGAGATTGGCCGACTCCTGCTCGCTAACTACCCTTCCTTTTCCATCACCATCCTCATTGCCACCCTACCTTCTGACACCGCCTCCACTGCCACATACATCGCTTCCATTGCTGCCACCACCCCTTCCATTTCCTTCTACCACCTCCCCACTGTTTCTTTTTCCAACCCGTCCGGTTTTCCAGCTCTATTCTTTGAATTTATAACCCTTAACAACAATAATCTCCGTCAAACCCTAGAATCCATGTCCCAGACCTCAAGTATTAAAGCCTTCATCATTGACTTCTTCTGCAATACCTCTTTCGAAATTTCGGCAAATCTTAACATCCCAACATACTATTTGTGTACTTCAGGGGCAAATGGGCTTGCGATGTTCCTTTACCTCCCAACGATTGATAGACACATTACAAAAAGCTTGAAAGATGATCTCAACATGCATATCCATGCCCCGGGAACACCATCCATTGCAGCTTCTGACATGCCCTTGGCGTTGCTTGATCGCAGGACTGAAGTCTATCAATACTTCATTGACACCGGAAATCAGATGGCTAGATCATCTGGAATCATCATAAACACTTTTGAATCGCTTGAACCAAGAGCTATTAAAGCGATATCAGAGGGCTTCTGCGTTCCAGATGTACCGACTCCTCCAATTTTCTGCATCGGGCCATTGGTCTTGAATTCGAATCGAGCTGGTGGTGGCGGTGATGAACATGACTGCTTGGGCTGGCTCAATATGCAGCCAAGTCGAAGCGTCGTGTTTCTGAGTTTTGGTAGCATGGGGTTGTTCTCATCGGAGCAGTTGAAGGAAATCGCAACTGGGCTAGAAAGAAGTGGAGTGAGGTTCTTGTGGGTGGTGCGGATGGAGAAGCTCAATGGAGAAACACCTCAGCCAAGCTTGGATTCATGCTTGCCAGAAGGGTTCTTGGAGAGAACGAAAGATAGAGGTTATCTGGTGAAGTCTTGGGCACCACAGGTGGCGGTGCTGAGTCATGACTCGGTTGGCGGGTTTGTGACTCATTGCGGGTGGAATTCGATTCTGGAATCTGTGTGTGCTGGAGTGCCTATGGTGGCATGGCCTCTGTATGCAGAGCAAAAGATGAACAGGGTGATCTTGGTGGAGGAATTCAAGGTCGCTTTGCCGGTGAACCAGTCGGAAAACGATTTTGTGACTGCGACTGAGTTGGAGAACCGAGTGACCGAGTTGATGAATTCCGACAAAGGAAAAGCGTTGAGAGACCGAGTTATAGCCATGAGAGATGGTGCCAAGGCGGCCATGAGAGAGGACGGATCATCTCGGCTTGCACTAGCCAAGTTGGTTGAGTTAATTACACGAGCTCCACCGACTTGA